From the genome of Amyelois transitella isolate CPQ chromosome 22, ilAmyTran1.1, whole genome shotgun sequence:
ATTTCTGGATGCGTCAACTACAAATAACAGGAAGAATAaaggtttaaaatatattttattcattaatattagCGCCAACCATCGCCATAtttcagttgtttttttttgtgtgtgtgtatgtgtgctAACACTTCTCACGGGCACGATTGTAAATGGGATATTTGGATTTGCTAGCGTAAGTGTgttgaaaatttgtttaattatcccaacatcctactaatattataaatgtgaaagtttgtgtgtacgtcagtatggatgtttgttactctttcacgcaaaaactactgaaccgattacgatgaaattttgtatgtaggtagctgaagacccagaataacatataggctactttttatcccggagttcccgcggcaTTGATAAagtttccatgcggacaaagtcgcgggcggcctttagtatattataaatgcgaaagtgtgtgtatttgtttgttaccccTTCACGGGTTATCTATTGAATTcatattcttgaaatttccTTTTGTGcttttaaattagtaaatttacgaatgagtaaataattaagagtctggtgaaggacatagggtaggACTTGGAAAAAGCTGTATTtctttgtaggtggcgctaaattcgtcgctttttgtagatggcgttaaattatGGCGTTAGTTATAATAGCGCTAAATACACGCGGGTGACGTTGCGGGTAACAGATAGtctctttatatatatttacctaaCCAATGTTCCCGAATTTTCGCATCCACTATGAAATACTGACTGACAATGGGCAATTCATCccgaaaaatatattactccCGTGGGATTTTGAGGTGTAAATGTGAACGGAATTGCTATGCcataatatacctactgaGGTACCTacggtaaaaaaatatttttgtttttttgtaacgACAAATacactcaaaaactactagaCCTTCAGGTGGTTCCTGGAGGTTgtatttttcttgaaattcattagaaaaaaatcgaAGTCACGTccatgtcccttgcggggtaaacagagccaacagtcatcaagaatgaaaggccacgttcagctgtttggctttatgatgggattgcgattcaaatagtgacaggttgccagcccattgTCTAAAGGAGGAATTCAAATCTTCTTTATAATCCTTACACccttaagcctatcccttagtcgagatgaagtggtcctattcgaaTCCTAAAAGATTATATAAgccaattttcaaatatatatatatatataataaatctaaacCGTGGACGAATCTAGGGTCTTTAGATCTGTGGCGTCAATTTACTAGCTACGCCCGATCTCATTTGCCGATCCTAATTGCATaaggtacaataaaaaaaaattattgagcTTTCAATTTATTGAACCCGTGATTGGATTGCTGTGTTGTCCTGAACGAatgtacatatgatcacgtcgatgtcccttgcggagtaggcagagccaacgcCAACAGACTTATAGGACTCGTTTAGCTGTTTTGTTGTGAACGATAACAAAATGTGCATCGTCtttaattctatttaatttttaatgttttttttatgaatgcgTCCATTTACGGCGATTGCGACGTGTGATTCCCgccaataacaaaaaaatggaccactccatccctttcccatagatgtcgtaaacggtggctaaggattcttcttttaggcgatgggctgcaaagagtcactatttgaatcccaattctataataaagccaaacagtgGAACGTGGATTATCtgtctgttcaagactgttggctttgtctgccccgcaagagtgatagacgtgattatatgtatgtatgtatatgtatatataaacactttaattaggtacttactttttaatatgtaatatgTTAAGTAAAGCCACTCTATTTTatctgtatatgtatgtatatatgtgctattctcggaaagttgtgaatattttgttcatgtttgaaatgttggaataaGGATTTAGAAAACTTTTTACAGTGGGCTGCCCGTCTGAACATAAATCTGCCTTTGAATCAGTGTTTCTCTACAACTATttatataccaaattttaagGAAAATCCGATAAAAAGTTACAACGCGTATCTTACGTTGATAAATGTGTCAGCTGTCCTTTTATATGTGCCGATAGGCAAAACCACAAAATGGCGGTGCTGATATAAACGATATGGAAAGAATACAATTCAAGGGATAAccacaaaaagaaaactttaagACAGTTACTCATAGACTGACTCAGAAAAAAAAGCATTATAAAAAGACAGTAAGCGGCGTTTTATCGTCAGTTAGTTTGCTACGTTTAACTCTAAACGGTATtcgtttaaaacaaaaaacgtTATAATTAACCTTCAGTTTATTGAGAGTGTTATGCTATGgagttaaaactttttattgtgagtttttttttctatttcttgtTGTTATTGCTTTGTAGAATGTTTAGAGCGTCGATAGCTGAATCAGTAAAGTGCTCGgataaaatgcgtgatgcgcaaaaAGGTACAggttcacatacatacatacataaatatggtcacgtctatatcccttgtggggtagacagagctaacagtcttaaaaagactgataggccacgctcagctatttggttcaatggtagaattgagatttaaatagtgacaggttgctagcccatcgcctaaaatcgTTCACTTTAAGCAATAATGTAACGTATAAAGAAAAcatctaattttattattattctagcTTAATAAATAGCTTGTGATATCATCTAGTAATTTGATGTAGAACATTTATtacaacataattatttatttcaaatgagTGCAACATTGCGCCGCCGTGCAAAATTCGAAATTACTCCTAATCTAGATATCATTCAAATCTCTTTCGGCTTGAGgtcttataattataacatactTATATTGACATGATAACATTAGACAACTTTACATTTTATGAAAAGATTTGGCATAGTTTTTTTGCAGCAACAAGGGCAATATTCGGTGAATGATTTGACAGTACATTTTGGTCTGAGTTCCCTACGACACCCACACCCTCtgttaataagtatataattgttGTAAACAAcatgagccgtgtggttcccgtcaccgataaaaaaaagaataggaccactccatctcgtttccatggatgtcgtaaaaggcgactaagggatatgcttataaacttggcattcttcttttaggcgatgggctagcaacctattataattatttgaaactcaattctatcattaaaccaaatagctcaatatggcctgtcagtcttttcaagactgttggctctgtctaccctgcaagggatatagacgtgctcatgtgtatgtatgtatgtaacatttaaATCTAAACATTCAGTATTTAACACCGAATCGGCGGAGTGATTAAGCGTTACTGAACTAATTAAAGTTTGTCACTAAAAAGAATGTACAGTAAGGTCACATTTTTCGCATCACTAATTAAGATTTCTCGTttttacatgtattttttatttattcttcattgtaacaattacaatttgttaagTACAAAaagcggacttaatgctaatagcattatctaacagtctaccattgggttaagcggagaacctttgtgtgggtgataataataatgtataataaacatacttctTATACCacctatacttaatatataatatacctgTAAACTATACTACacgtacatatacatatatatacatacatacacaccgaaaatcacgcctctttcccggaggggtaggcagagactacctctttccacttgccacgatctctgcatacttccttcgcttcatccacatacatatgtatatatttgcagcagatttacatacagagattatttaattttactctCTCATGACTGAGTCAGAAACATCTGGACCACGTTGATATAAAACTGACGCGGCTCAGAGAAGCTTGAACGGAATCGGGAAGTGCATTCCAAAGTCTGACAGCTGTAGCAGCGAAAGAATTTGAATAGAaacctgtacggtgaaaaggtGTTGCAAGGGCCAACCTGTTAGAGGAACGTAGGTAGGATTCTTTCATGAGTGGAActtaaaagttgaaattcggctatttgacggcctctgtggcgcagcgatactaatacgcttgtctgtgaaattagaggtcccgggttcgaatcccggtcaggccatgataagaaacgaactttctctgattggtctgggtcttggatagttttatctatctaagtatttattgtaaaatataattagtatctcgtaacacaagtttggaacttacttcgaggctaacttaatctgtgtaatttgtcccctatatatctatatttatatttatttgtgggtGACTCTGTCCGTATAAagaaagagctgaacgtggcctatcagtgatttcaagactgctgtctttgtctaccccgcaaaagatatagacgtgattatatgtacatatgtatgtataaagaacTAATTCTTAACCCTGACATCTAAATCAACAATGTCAAGATACATTAAACTTTGGTAGTATTGTAATACTACCAAagtttaatagttttatatatttaatagtttCTAGTTTTGGTAGTATTACAATCAAGATACATTAAACTTAGGTAGTATTGTAATACTACCAAAGTTTAATGTATCTTGACATGCCCAAAACGAATGTGACCTAAACTCCACACCTATGTTTTCTAATCTAcagaatgttatttatttgacatccAGTTTATGTAACGTATAAGTTTGACCATTACTTTTAAGTCGTAAACTTTGATGGACGGTTACACAACGAAGGAAATATATTTACCTAATTTCATCAATCCTCTGCATCGAGCAATTATTAtagttcattcatatagtcacgtctacatcccttgtggggtagacagagccaaaagtattgaagagactggtaggcctcgttcagttgttcggctttatgatagaattgagattcaaatagtgacaggttgctagcccatcgcctaaaacgagaaacccaagtttataagcccattccttagtcgcctcttacgacatacatgcgaaatgagatggagtggtcctattcttgccgggaaccacacgatctTATAGTTATAACTAAGCCTTCTTTTTTACGcataacatacatttaaacaaatttccTTAAGACATGACAATTGTTTATACCTTTACTCGACTTTGCTTGCTATTCTTTCCAGGTCCTACTTTGCGTCCAGCTAACTCTGTCATCTCCGTATTTCTACGATTCATACAGCGATGAAGACTACAGTGATGAATGTGCAGAAAAACCAACACCAAAATCTACACCTGATCGTaaaaatcaaatgaaaaaaGTACCTCAGTATGAAGTCACTGAGAAAGTTATAGATGTACCAGATACAACTACTGCAAGAGGACATATTGATAGAACGTTTgcaataacaaaacaattaaaccAAGCTAGAGTCAAAacacaaagaaataaatttataaatgacaataaaacaaataaaaatgaattaatgcGAAAGATGGACAAAGAATACCAAAACATACTGCGAATGTTAGCTGAATATAGAAGTAATAGATCTACTcacgagaattttattgaTGTTAACAAgttgattaataaaatttctggACTGTGGAGACTTTTGaagaattttattgaaatgattgaaaataatacatttgtgGAAACTGAAGACAATATGCCTTTTAATGTGGACAGGAAAATAAActagtcaataaaaaaaaacatataaatattaaaatcaattaaaaagaacTATTTATTGTgtcaagtaaaataaataacctgTTGACAGAATTCTTACTGCATTACTGTGGTCAGTTGATATTTAGAACTCATGGTATTGTGTATGgaataattagaaaaaatgaatatatttttgtagaaaTGTGATCacgtatttaattttcttgaaattattattccgAGTATCATTTTatagtgatttatttttaatatttaataatataagccAGTATATCCCAgctgataaattaaaattctcatttatttttgtaaaaactgaTACTATTaacaaaatgatataaataataaatatataaaccaatttttttttgttaatatgaaattaatgaGATGTTTGATGTAAATTTATCTGTACACTGCTcgttataagtattttttatgatttctgAATACTCGTTATTTCTGAATACTcgttaaaacttaataattctTTGGTATCAAtaacattgaaaaatattaaataactatGCCATTATACACATGaacttttacataaattaaatatcattatGATATCACTAAGACATATTATCGTCTGctttaagaaattatttttaaaattgcttTAACTTTTACCCAGGGCGGTCTTCATATgagaattagaaaaaaaaaaacaatttaatgtcAAAAGTTAAGTAGCTTCCGTTTTGTATGTTATTGTTCAAATCAGTTCCTTAAATCTCTCTCTTTTGCGAAGGAAtacaaatgtttaattttcatacaaaacttcatcaaaatcggtccagtcgGTCGGTTTGGCCGCGAATCCACGGTGGACAGATATCAACTATTCAAGTTATATCAACGATCATACATTTTTAACCCTCCCTACCCTTTCAGTTTACATAGCTACGCCACTCACAACACTCGCCAACTTCACGTCATATAAACAGGTAGGTATACGAATGAATTCCTTTGCCTCGTCGCGTCTTAATTTATCAGCGTTCCATTTTCAATTTCCCGAATCGCACCTATAGTAAACCTCCCCGTTGCCATGGAAACCCGACCAGCGCGCGCATCCAGTCTTTCCCATACATTAGAGGGGTAAGGTCGCGCGCGCTCTCTCGCGAATGTAAACATTCGAATTTCGTATTTTCGTCGTGTTTTTTAAAGATGGTCGTTTTTTGAGtgtttttttgtgccgtgttcAATCATTCCTCGTGGTATGGTAGTGTTAAGAGCGTTTAAATGGCTGAGGACGTCCAGTTTCAGCCCGCTGGAGGTTCGGTAAGTTATTTGTTCCTGTAATCGCAAGTCAATTGACTCTTTCCAGTTTTTCTTCGTGGAAATTTGGCAGGTTTTTATAGTTTGTGTACATATCATGATGAGTTAtatcgaataaaaaataaacgtatgaaataataatgacaACGATTGCGCTAACCTTA
Proteins encoded in this window:
- the LOC106138794 gene encoding uncharacterized protein LOC106138794, giving the protein MELKLFIVLLCVQLTLSSPYFYDSYSDEDYSDECAEKPTPKSTPDRKNQMKKVPQYEVTEKVIDVPDTTTARGHIDRTFAITKQLNQARVKTQRNKFINDNKTNKNELMRKMDKEYQNILRMLAEYRSNRSTHENFIDVNKLINKISGLWRLLKNFIEMIENNTFVETEDNMPFNVDRKIN